The Lineus longissimus chromosome 2, tnLinLong1.2, whole genome shotgun sequence genome window below encodes:
- the LOC135483235 gene encoding uncharacterized protein LOC135483235, which translates to MDSNGTTRISKESDTENVEDLDDSLKVTSEPIQAEAADTMEEKRRLPSDKENSIQVEEISSSVVTEIQKDEDGFLVGLETMVPANVPIAEEDYPEFKKDGQFDALLVYHENDQEKACYCIDRLCSQNHLSGRRIRIATLEQRKGGKNEIERLEYYCKKSTFLMMLLTENFCDDDNWMRFYQNTIIMESILNREKKWCAIPIHTEYWRKPVRYKVPFALQGIRGICLTDNAWDEGVINMIQQKEPILLDREWKQEREFKTWLMREQGIRLKKWKREKENLKKEREQIQQKTAECDSDTMEYDTQPTLHLNNPGFQTQRNIGSTREQCPPGVPRQAWDYDSNNSVPQNQFTGPYSQGGATSMPNPFPGGPGPSPEQVMQLQTLMQMYPNILQVQAPMNFSINARVINFGNNSQTMIQTPMEDDIDEEDF; encoded by the coding sequence TTGAAGATCTTGATGACAGCCTGAAGGTCACGAGTGAACCTATCCAAGCTGAGGCAGCCGACACCATGGAAGAAAAAAGACGTCTGCCATCTGACAAAGAAAACAGTATCCAAGTTGAAGAGATCAGCTCATCTGTTGTTACAGAAATCCAAAAGGATGAAGATGGATTCTTAGTTGGATTGGAGACGATGGTCCCAGCAAATGTTCCCATCGCAGAGGAGGATTACCCAGAATTTAAGAAAGACGGCCAGTTTGATGCGCTTTTGGTGTATCACGAGAATGACCAAGAAAAAGCATGCTATTGTATTGACAGATTATGCAGCCAGAATCATCTGAGTGGTCGACGTATACGCATTGCAACCCTTGAACAGAGGAAAGGTGGAAAGAATGAGATTGAGAGACTCGAGTACTATTGCAAAAAGAGCACATTTTTGATGATGCTGCTGACTGAAAACTTTTGTGACGATGATAACTGGATGCGATTCTACCAAAACACAATCATCATGGAAAGTATTCTCAACCGCGAAAAGAAATGGTGTGCCATACCAATTCATACAGAATACTGGAGAAAACCTGTGAGGTACAAGGTACCCTTTGCACTGCAAGGCATCCGAGGGATCTGCTTGACTGATAATGCTTGGGACGAGGGTGTCATAAACATGATACAGCAAAAGGAGCCAATTCTATTAGACCGAGAATGGAAACAAGAGCGAGAATTCAAAACGTGGTTAATGAGGGAACAGGGAATACGTTTAAAGAAATGGAAACGTGAGAAGGAGAATCTGAAGAAGGAGAGAGAACAAATACAGCAGAAAACAGCAGAATGTGACAGTGACACCATGGAGTATGATACACAACCCACCTTACATCTCAACAACCCTGGCTTTCAAACACAGAGAAACATTGGCTCGACACGGGAACAATGTCCGCCAGGAGTTCCACGGCAAGCCTGGGATTATGACTCAAATAATTCTGTACCACAAAATCAATTTACGGGACCTTATTCTCAAGGTGGTGCCACTAGTATGCCAAATCCATTCCCTGGTGGACCTGGTCCATCACCGGAACAGGTGATGCAGTTGCAAACACTTATGCAAATGTATCCGAACATCCTGCAAGTTCAAGCACCTATGAACTTCAGTATCAATGCAAGGGTGATTAATTTTGGAAATAACAGTCAGACGATGATTCAAACGCCAATGGAAGATGACATTGATGAGGAAGACTTCTGA
- the LOC135483234 gene encoding uncharacterized protein LOC135483234, producing MITVNEILVIPLSAKISTNRCDMGSGASSSRASSPSAPSEIKVKPPPDREPAVKPTMTMAASKSQQEIGPQDIMISYSHSDKKMMEKIRDALEENGISVWVDMVGLKAGVDFLSKIGQAIIDAKVFLSLVTEYSVQSKYCRDELALAYVSQKPIFPVGFKSKDFLFPLMDVGMRLQLSRFDWYSVDKDKFETDFANVIEDIQTEITNVKNKEAREEAKEEKEEAEQERPKLERSQTRPQMRVRTSRNSKQNQRKNDFWDKHFAKKETVDWNSMKQVFTKEFDNNLKSLFTSNEDKQWLESILKRELSVKGQMTRRRYDEFCMRDNGELEPFWSRVEDYAVESYAIKKVFEMESSVRVEAISNLEKYKSPAVVEALMDLLDDDDFNVCAVAAITLSKMHCKSNITRLRIVDRIINILNSSDRLVRETGCLALGRLKATKAVPKLVTLWRNDVISTVREAAGIALKEIGGEEADKAIHMTKVLTEEIRILTLS from the exons ATGATCACCGTGAATGAGATACTAGTAATACCACTATCAGCAAAAATAA GTACCAACAGATGTGATATGGGATCAGGTGCTTCCAGTAGCCGGGCTAGTTCTCCATCAGCTCCATCTGAGATCAAGGTAAAACCACCACCTGACAGGGAACCGGCTGTCAAgccgaccatgaccatggcagCGAGCAAGAGCCAGCAGGAGATTGGACCACAGGATATCATGATTAGTTACAGTCACAGTGATAAGAAAATGATGGAGAAAATTAGAG atgccttagaagaaaatggCATTAGTGTCTGGGTGGACATGGTTGGGCTGAAGGCAGGTGTGGACTTCCTCAGCAAGATTGGACAGGCAATTATTGATGCAAAG GTGTTTCTCTCCCTTGTGACTGAATACTCTGTCCAGTCAAAGTATTGCCGTGATGAGCTTGCCCTTGCCTATGTATCGCAGAAACCTATCTTTCCTGTGGGATTCAAAAGCAAAGACTTCCTATTCCCACTTATGGATGTTGGCAT GAGACTTCAGCTCTCTCGATTTGACTGGTACAGTGTCGATAAAGACAAATTTGAAACAGACTTTGCTAATGTGATCGAAGATATACAGACAGAAATAACCAATGTCAAGAATAAAGAAGCAAGGGAGGAGGCAAAAGAAG aaaaagaagaagctgAACAAGAGAGACCAAAAT TAGAAAGAAGTCAAACACGACCTCAAATGCGGGTGCGTACTTCAAGAAATTCGAAGCAAAACCAAAGAAAGAATGACTTCTGGGATAaacattttgccaaaaaagAGACTGTTGATTGGAATAG CATGAAGCAAGTGTTTACGAAGGAGTTTGATAACAATCTAAAAAGTCTCTTCACCTCAAATGAAGATAAACAATGGCTGGAATCCATACTCAAGAGGGAATTGAGTGTGAAAGGACAGATGACCAGAAGACGTTATGACG AATTTTGCATGAGGGACAATGGTGAGCTCGAACCATTTTGGAGCCGGGTTGAAGACTATGCTGTTGAGAGCTATGCTATCAAGAAAGTGTTTGAGATGGAGTCATCTGTCCGGGTTGAAGCTATTTCTAACCTCG AAAAATACAAAAGTCCTGCCGTGGTGGAGGCCTTGATGGATCTTCTTGACGATGATGACTTCAATGTGTGCGCCGTGGCAGCAATCACGCTGTCTAAGATGCATTGTAAAAGTAACATTACGAGGTTGAGAATTGTCGACAGGATTATCAATATCTTGAACAGTAGCGATCGTCTAGTACGAGAAACAGGGTGTTTGGCTCTCGGACGATTGAAGGCCACGAAGGCCGTCCCAAAGCTTGTCACATTATG
- the LOC135483236 gene encoding uncharacterized protein LOC135483236, translating into MSISGSNIDVMISFDEADKDKAKIFADKLTKAGLKVWIGIGKSGGEKGLAIVQCKAFIQIMSAQGAASKALQDELSLAYISNTPIFPVGLANFSAISPNLDSGRRLILAKINWTFFTKDEHYESRFASFLNSLRTEIESGIPDPDADVEDDERFTSMNRTKGMEIDYEEDQDMVEFMAEFSKKTGDETQDFWTRHFNEESQVPWLQFRDAFTDDYKVEIVRVFGMDKEKWLCGLIYRDIFELAKDVKKSSYLQFCINKTDDPHYFFSRVQDYATAIVAMKEVFDMDSTVRLTAVQNLGKFRTPSVITTLMELLEDAEPNMRAVAALALGRSGKKTKKVVDHLLKSLEDEDRLVRESVCLSLGSLKAERAVQPVLDRWRNDPISTVREAARIAITKIGGDEAAGAIKVTQVLSEEMANLRKKRT; encoded by the exons ATGTCGATTTCAGGCAGTAACATTGATGTCATGATCAGCTTTGATGAAGCAGATAAAGACAAGGCCAAGATCTTTGCTG ATAAATTGACCAAAGCTGGTCTCAAAGTATGGATTGGGATAGGGAAATCTGGGGGAGAGAAAGGCCTAGCCATTGTTCAGTGCAAG GCTTTCATCCAAATCATGAGTGCACAAGGAGCAGCTTCTAAGGCACTCCAGGACGAACTGTCACTTGCTTACATCAGTAACACACCCATATTTCCAGTTGGCCTTGCAAACTTTTCAGCAATTTCTCCAAATTTAGACAGTGGCAG ACGCTTGATTCTTGCCAAAATCAACtggacatttttcacaaaagACGAGCACTATGAGAGCAGATTTGCAAGTTTCTTGAATAGTCTCAGGACAGAGATTGAGAGTGGCATCCCGGACCCTGATGCAGATGTCGAAGACGATGAAAGGTTCACATCTATGAATAGAACGAAAGGAATGGAAATAGACTATGAAGAGGATCAAGACATGGTAGAGTTCATGGCCGAATTTTCAAAGAAGACTGGCGATGAAACTCAGGATTTCTGGACTCGTCATTTCAATGAGGAAAGCCAGGTGCCCTGGTTACAATTCCGTGATGCATTCACCGACGATTATAAAGTGGAGATTGTCCGCGTGTTTGGAATGGACAAAGAAAAATGGCTCTGTGGATTGATTTATAGAGACATTTTTGAGCTTGCGAAAGATGTGAAAAAGTCCAGTTACTTGCAGTTTTGTATTAACAAGACCGATGACCCACACTATTTCTTCTCCCGAGTTCAGGACTACGCCACAGCTATTGTGGCTATGAAAGAAGTGTTTGACATGGATAGCACTGTCCGATTGACAGCTGTACAGAATTTAG GAAAATTCCGAACTCCCTCAGTTATCACCACGTTGATGGAATTGTTAGAAGATGCAGAGCCAAATATGAGAGCAGTGGCAGCATTAGCTTTAGGAAGATCAG ggaagaaaacaaagaaagttgTTGATCATCTTCTCAAGTCGCTGGAAGATGAGGACAGGTTGGTTAGAGAAAGTGTGTGTCTCTCCTTGGGGAGTCTCAAAGCTGAAAGAGCTGTGCAACCTGTACTCGATAGGTG GCGTAATGATCCAATATCAACAGTTCGAGAGGCGGCTAGGATTGCAATCACAAAGATCGGAGGAGATGAGGCAGCTGGTGCCATCAAAGTAACACAGGTCCTATCAGAAGAAATGGCAAACTTGAGAAAAAAGAGAACCTGA